One genomic window of Clostridioides sp. ES-S-0054-01 includes the following:
- a CDS encoding helix-turn-helix domain-containing protein has product MISYAPLWKLLIDRKIKKMEFVNISGISISVLGRLGNDKSVSMDTMEKICLALDCKIEDVVEIKRDI; this is encoded by the coding sequence ATGATTTCATACGCTCCATTATGGAAATTATTAATTGATAGAAAAATAAAGAAAATGGAATTTGTAAATATATCAGGTATAAGTATTTCTGTTTTAGGTAGATTAGGAAATGATAAATCTGTTTCTATGGATACAATGGAAAAGATATGTCTAGCACTAGATTGTAAAATAGAGGATGTTGTTGAAATAAAAAGAGACATCTAG
- a CDS encoding 1-deoxy-D-xylulose-5-phosphate reductoisomerase, with protein sequence MKKISILGSTGSIGKQTLDVVRENRDKFEIVAISANSNIELLLEQIVEFKPKYVTVFEEDKALKLKEILSKNIEIEVLTGMEGLKIISSLDEVDVLLTAVVGMIGLVPTLCAIRKGIDIALANKETLVTAGELVMREAEKYNVNILPVDSEHSAIFQCLNGENKKNIEKIILTASGGPFRGKKKNELINMTKNEALKHPNWSMGRKISIDSSTLMNKGLEVIEAKWLFGVGQENIDVVVHPQSIIHSMIQYTDSSIIAQLGCPDMRLPIQYALTYPDRMESSFERMNFSKFSTLTFEEPDLETFPCLKLAYECLKMGGTYSSVLNSANEVLVSEFLEDKIGFYDIPYYIEKTLEVHSSISKPTLEEILETDRWSRAYVANLIKK encoded by the coding sequence ATGAAAAAGATATCAATTTTAGGTTCTACAGGCTCTATAGGTAAACAAACTTTGGATGTAGTTAGAGAAAATAGAGATAAGTTTGAGATAGTAGCAATATCAGCTAATAGTAATATTGAGTTATTACTAGAACAAATAGTAGAGTTTAAACCTAAATATGTAACAGTTTTTGAGGAAGACAAAGCATTAAAATTAAAAGAAATTTTGTCAAAAAATATAGAAATAGAAGTTTTAACAGGTATGGAAGGATTAAAAATAATATCATCACTTGATGAAGTTGATGTACTTTTAACCGCTGTTGTGGGAATGATAGGGTTAGTTCCAACTCTTTGTGCTATAAGGAAGGGAATAGACATAGCATTAGCGAATAAAGAAACGTTAGTAACTGCTGGAGAACTTGTAATGAGAGAGGCAGAAAAATATAATGTAAATATTCTCCCTGTCGATAGTGAACATAGTGCTATATTTCAATGTCTAAATGGAGAAAATAAAAAAAACATAGAAAAGATAATACTTACAGCATCCGGTGGTCCTTTTCGAGGAAAGAAAAAAAATGAGCTTATAAATATGACTAAAAATGAAGCTTTAAAGCATCCAAATTGGAGTATGGGAAGAAAGATAAGTATAGATTCTTCAACACTTATGAATAAAGGTCTTGAGGTTATAGAAGCTAAGTGGCTGTTTGGAGTAGGACAAGAAAATATAGATGTAGTAGTTCATCCACAAAGTATAATCCATTCAATGATACAGTATACAGATAGCTCAATAATAGCACAATTAGGATGTCCAGATATGAGACTGCCAATACAGTATGCTCTTACATATCCAGATAGAATGGAAAGTAGCTTTGAAAGAATGAATTTTTCAAAATTTAGTACTTTAACTTTTGAAGAACCAGATTTGGAAACTTTTCCATGTTTAAAATTGGCTTATGAATGTTTAAAAATGGGAGGAACTTATTCTTCTGTTTTAAATTCAGCAAATGAAGTTTTAGTAAGTGAATTTTTAGAGGATAAAATTGGTTTCTATGACATACCATATTACATAGAGAAAACTTTAGAAGTTCATAGTAGCATAAGTAAACCAACATTAGAGGAAATTTTAGAAACAGATAGATGGAGTAGAGCTTATGTTGCAAATCTGATAAAAAAATAG